AAGAGGTGCTCCGTCTCGGGGTGAAGCGGCGCGTTGATCGTCACCACGTCGCAGACCTCCACGAGCGACTCTGGCGTCGGGTGATAGGTGACGCCCAGCTCTTCCTCGACCGCGTCGGGAAGGGGATGGCGATCCGTGTAGTGCAGCCCAACCTCGAACGGCTTCAGGCGCCTCAGCACGGCCGAGCCGATCCGCCCGGCTCCGACGGTTCCGACCTGCATCCCCTCCAGGTCGTAGGAGCGCGAGGCGCAGTCGGCGATGTTCCAGCCCCCCTCGATCACCTGCTGGTACGACGGGATGTAGTTGCGGACCAGCGCCAGGATCATCATCACCACGTGCTCGGAGACGCTGATCGAATTGCAGTAGGTGACCTCGGCGACGGTGATCCCGTGCTCGATCGCCGCCTGGAGGTCGACGTGATCGGAGCCGATGCCGGCGGTGATCGCCAGCTTGAGGTCGGGGGCGTTGGCGATCCTGGCCGCGGTCAGGTACGCGGGCCAGAAGGGCTGGGAGATCACCACCTCGGCATCCGGAAGCTCTCGCTCGAAGGCCGACTCCGGCCCGTCCTTGTCCGCCGTCACGACCAGCTCGTGCCCGCGGTCCTCCAGGAACCCTCTCAGCCCGAGCTCGCCCGAGACGCTTCCCAGGAGCTCACCCGGGCTGAAGTCGACCCCCTCCGGGGTGGGAGTGGTCTGCCCGTCCCAGTAGCTCTCGATCTTCGGGATGGCGTCCCGGGGATACGCCGGCGGATAGCCGTCGACGGGGTCGTCGTACAGAACGCAGAGAACCTTGGACATGTGCTTAGCCTCCGGTTGGATCGTGGGAGTGCCCTCGACCGTGGGCCGGATCGGGCCCACGGACCGCCGCTAACATCAGTGCAGATGAAGGCTGAGATCCATCCAGATTACGTGCTCGCCCACGTCCGCTGCTCATGCGGGAACGAGTTCTACACGCGTTCCACGAAGCCCGAGCTGCATGTTGAGATTTGCTCGGAATGCCACCCGTTCTACACCGGAAAGCAGAAGCTCGTCGACACGGGCGGCCGGGTGGAGCGCTTCAAGCGTCGCGCGGCCCGGGCCCGCTGAGGGGCAACGGTGGGTGTCGGGGACGACGGC
This genomic interval from Solirubrobacterales bacterium contains the following:
- a CDS encoding NAD-dependent formate dehydrogenase, which gives rise to MGPIRPTVEGTPTIQPEAKHMSKVLCVLYDDPVDGYPPAYPRDAIPKIESYWDGQTTPTPEGVDFSPGELLGSVSGELGLRGFLEDRGHELVVTADKDGPESAFERELPDAEVVISQPFWPAYLTAARIANAPDLKLAITAGIGSDHVDLQAAIEHGITVAEVTYCNSISVSEHVVMMILALVRNYIPSYQQVIEGGWNIADCASRSYDLEGMQVGTVGAGRIGSAVLRRLKPFEVGLHYTDRHPLPDAVEEELGVTYHPTPESLVEVCDVVTINAPLHPETEHLFDDELIGKMKRGAYLVNTARGKICDRDAVVRALESGQLAGYAGDVWFPQPAPRDHPWRSAPHHGMTPHVSGTSLSAQARYAAGVREILECYFEGRPIREEYLIVEGGALAGAGAHSYSAGDATGGSEEAARFSAD
- the rpmE gene encoding 50S ribosomal protein L31; translation: MKAEIHPDYVLAHVRCSCGNEFYTRSTKPELHVEICSECHPFYTGKQKLVDTGGRVERFKRRAARAR